The Desulfurobacterium atlanticum genome includes the window GAAGCAGTATTGAAAATGTTAATAAATGAGCTTAAAACAGTTATTAATGAAGATGAAGACTCTGTATTAGTATATAAATTTAGAACCAAAAAATACTATGAAAGATTATCGCTTGGCATTGACAAACCTTCTCATGAAAAATTTGTTTTCTAACAACTGTCGGGAAAGAAAATTTATTTGATGGCAAG containing:
- the cas2 gene encoding CRISPR-associated endonuclease Cas2, whose protein sequence is MFVILVYDAGEKRVQKFLKICRKYLVHVQNSVFEGEITEAVLKMLINELKTVINEDEDSVLVYKFRTKKYYERLSLGIDKPSHEKFVF